One window of Flavobacteriales bacterium genomic DNA carries:
- the accC gene encoding acetyl-CoA carboxylase biotin carboxylase subunit, which translates to MFKKILIANRGEIALRVIRTAREMGIKTVAVYSTADRESLHVRFADEAVCIGPPPSKDSYLNMSRIIAAAEITNADAIHPGYGFLSENAKFSRICQEHGIKFIGALPEQIEAMGDKATAKSTMIAAGVPCVPGTEGLVTDLDVAKKEAKKIGYPVILKATAGGGGKGMRLVWKEEEFEEAFEKASQEAGAAFGNSGMYMEKYVLEPRHIEIQIAGDQYGTYCHMSERDCSIQRRHQKLVEETPSPFMTKTLRKKMGEAAIKAAASVNYEGVGTVEFLVDKDRNFYFMEMNTRIQVEHTITEEVIDFDLVREQIKIASGIPISGLNYEPTRHSIQCRINAEDPFNDFRPSPGKILSYHSPGGHGVRIDTHVYAGYTIPPNYDSMIGKLIVSAQTREEALAKMERALSEYVIEGVHTSIPFHLQLLQNEKFRAGEYTTKFLEDFELKKP; encoded by the coding sequence ATGTTCAAGAAGATCCTCATAGCCAACCGCGGCGAGATCGCCCTTCGCGTGATCCGCACCGCCCGCGAAATGGGCATCAAGACGGTGGCCGTGTACAGCACCGCCGACCGGGAAAGCCTGCACGTACGCTTCGCCGACGAGGCCGTTTGCATCGGCCCGCCGCCCAGCAAGGACAGCTATTTGAACATGAGCCGGATCATCGCTGCGGCGGAGATCACCAACGCGGACGCCATCCACCCCGGCTACGGCTTCCTCAGCGAGAACGCCAAGTTCAGCCGCATCTGTCAGGAGCACGGCATCAAGTTCATTGGTGCGCTGCCGGAGCAGATCGAGGCCATGGGCGACAAAGCCACGGCCAAGAGCACCATGATCGCCGCAGGCGTGCCCTGCGTGCCCGGCACTGAAGGATTGGTGACGGACCTCGATGTAGCGAAGAAAGAGGCGAAGAAGATCGGCTATCCGGTGATCTTGAAAGCCACGGCCGGGGGCGGTGGCAAAGGCATGCGCTTGGTGTGGAAGGAAGAGGAGTTCGAGGAGGCGTTCGAAAAGGCGAGCCAAGAAGCCGGTGCCGCGTTCGGTAATTCGGGCATGTACATGGAGAAGTACGTGCTGGAGCCGCGCCACATCGAGATCCAGATCGCAGGCGACCAGTACGGCACGTACTGCCACATGAGCGAGCGCGATTGCAGCATCCAGCGCCGCCACCAGAAACTCGTGGAAGAGACGCCCAGTCCCTTCATGACCAAGACGCTGCGGAAGAAGATGGGCGAGGCCGCCATCAAGGCCGCGGCCAGCGTGAATTATGAAGGCGTGGGCACGGTGGAGTTCCTCGTGGACAAGGACCGGAACTTCTACTTCATGGAGATGAACACGCGGATCCAGGTGGAACATACGATCACCGAGGAGGTCATCGACTTCGACCTGGTGCGCGAGCAGATCAAGATCGCGTCGGGCATCCCCATCAGCGGCCTCAACTACGAGCCCACGCGCCACAGCATCCAGTGCCGCATCAACGCGGAGGACCCGTTCAACGATTTCCGCCCCAGTCCCGGCAAGATCCTGAGCTACCACAGCCCCGGCGGCCACGGCGTGCGCATCGACACGCACGTTTACGCCGGCTATACCATCCCGCCGAACTACGACAGCATGATCGGCAAGCTGATCGTCAGCGCGCAGACCCGTGAGGAAGCCTTGGCCAAGATGGAGCGCGCACTGAGCGAATACGTGATCGAAGGCGTGCATACCAGCATTCCCTTCCACCTACAGCTATTGCAGAACGAAAAGTTCCGCGCAGGGGAGTACACCACGAAGTTCTTGGAGGATTTTGAACTGAAGAAGCCTTGA
- the nuoF gene encoding NADH-quinone oxidoreductase subunit NuoF → MSRKLLLEHIDKPGIRGLEAYRANGGYRSVEKALKSMTPEEVLEEVKKSGLRGRGGAGFPAGLKWSFLAKPEGVPRHLVVNADESEPGTFKDRYLMERIPHLLIEGIIPSCFAMGANTCYIYIRGEYFFVARILEQAIAEAYAAGWLGKNILGSGFDLDVHVHMGAGAYICGEETALLESLEGKRGNPRIKPPFPAVKGVWGRPTVVNNVETICAVVPIVNDGGEEYAKIGVGKSTGTKLISAGGHVNKPGVYEIELGVPVEEFLNSDEYCGGISGGRPLKACIPGGSSVPILPAELLFRTAKFETRLMTYESLGDGGFQTGSMLGSGGFYVFNDTACIVRSTWNHSRFYHHESCGQCSPCREGTGWMEKILYRFEHGLARTDDIDLLWDVQRRIEGNTICPFGDAAAWPVAAAIRHFRDEFEYHATHPTKVKDPKHFEKEPMKRVERSYAG, encoded by the coding sequence ATGTCCCGCAAACTTCTCTTAGAGCACATCGACAAACCGGGGATCCGCGGACTGGAGGCCTATCGAGCCAACGGCGGGTACCGCAGCGTGGAGAAGGCGTTGAAGTCCATGACACCGGAGGAGGTGTTGGAGGAAGTGAAGAAGAGCGGCCTTCGCGGTCGTGGCGGCGCTGGCTTTCCCGCAGGCCTGAAGTGGAGCTTCCTGGCAAAGCCCGAAGGCGTGCCCCGCCACTTGGTGGTGAACGCCGACGAGAGCGAGCCCGGCACGTTCAAGGACCGCTACCTGATGGAGCGCATCCCCCACCTGCTGATAGAGGGGATCATCCCGAGCTGCTTCGCCATGGGCGCGAACACCTGTTACATCTATATCCGCGGCGAGTACTTCTTCGTCGCGCGGATCCTTGAGCAGGCCATCGCCGAGGCTTACGCGGCCGGCTGGTTAGGCAAGAACATCCTCGGCAGCGGCTTCGACCTCGACGTCCACGTCCATATGGGTGCTGGCGCATACATCTGCGGAGAGGAAACAGCCCTGCTGGAAAGTCTCGAAGGCAAGCGTGGCAACCCGCGCATCAAGCCGCCGTTCCCGGCCGTGAAAGGCGTTTGGGGCAGGCCCACGGTGGTGAACAACGTGGAGACGATCTGCGCGGTGGTGCCCATCGTGAACGACGGCGGCGAGGAGTACGCCAAGATCGGCGTCGGCAAAAGCACCGGCACCAAGCTCATCAGCGCGGGCGGCCACGTGAACAAGCCCGGCGTTTATGAGATCGAGCTCGGCGTTCCGGTGGAGGAATTCCTCAACAGCGATGAATACTGCGGTGGCATCAGCGGTGGAAGGCCCTTGAAAGCCTGCATCCCCGGCGGTAGCTCCGTACCCATTCTGCCTGCTGAACTGCTCTTCCGCACAGCGAAGTTCGAGACGCGCCTGATGACCTACGAGAGTCTCGGCGACGGCGGTTTCCAAACCGGCAGCATGCTCGGATCAGGCGGCTTCTACGTCTTCAACGACACGGCGTGCATCGTGCGCAGCACTTGGAACCACTCACGTTTCTACCATCACGAAAGCTGTGGCCAGTGCAGTCCCTGCCGCGAAGGAACCGGCTGGATGGAGAAGATCCTCTACCGCTTCGAGCACGGCCTCGCCCGCACCGACGACATCGATCTGCTGTGGGATGTGCAGCGGCGCATCGAAGGCAACACCATCTGCCCCTTCGGTGATGCGGCGGCATGGCCCGTGGCCGCTGCCATCCGCCATTTCCGCGACGAGTTCGAATACCACGCCACGCACCCCACCAAGGTGAAGGACCCGAAGCATTTCGAGAAGGAGCCGATGAAGCGGGTGGAGCGGTCGTACGCTGGCTGA
- the accB gene encoding acetyl-CoA carboxylase biotin carboxyl carrier protein: MTITQIQDLIKFVAKSGVSEVEIEQKDFKITIKTASKKEVQVIAQPQYAAPPPQMAAAPAPAAPAPAAAPVAAPEADAKYITIKSPMIGTFYRAAGPGKPIFVNVGDEVKPGKTICIIEAMKLFNEIESEVSGKIVKVLVDDAKPVEYDQPLFLVDPS, translated from the coding sequence ATGACCATCACCCAGATCCAGGACCTGATCAAGTTCGTCGCCAAAAGCGGCGTCAGCGAGGTGGAGATCGAGCAGAAGGACTTCAAGATCACCATCAAAACGGCCAGTAAAAAGGAGGTGCAGGTGATCGCACAGCCTCAATACGCCGCACCCCCTCCGCAAATGGCGGCCGCGCCGGCACCTGCAGCACCTGCTCCGGCTGCCGCACCAGTGGCCGCCCCGGAGGCCGACGCCAAGTACATCACCATCAAATCCCCGATGATCGGCACGTTCTACCGCGCTGCCGGCCCGGGCAAGCCCATCTTCGTGAACGTGGGCGACGAGGTCAAGCCGGGCAAGACCATCTGCATCATCGAGGCCATGAAGCTCTTCAACGAGATCGAGAGCGAGGTAAGCGGCAAGATCGTGAAGGTGCTGGTGGACGATGCCAAGCCGGTGGAATACGATCAGCCGTTGTTCTTGGTGGATCCCTCATAA
- a CDS encoding lamin tail domain-containing protein: MSLLIRTWQPLAAAFLIGLSAQAQFTDDLSDGNFTANPAWSGDDALFTVDAGQLRSNTGPLPLAASYYLSTPSTLAANAQWEFFVNLKFSTSGANYVDVYLMSDVQSLATPANGYFVRIGETADHVVLNKMSGGTASLLVASPDGIVNSSTDNPFRIKVTRDPADQWTLFYDDGNMGTYVNAGAATDASITTSSYFGVRIVQSTAATAVNNHFFDDFTAGPIILDTTAPAIVSATVTDDQHVDLLFNEPVEQTSAENTNNYVLIPFNSIAAASRDASNLALVHLTLTSAMQNGTTNTLTVNGVEDLSGNAIANGTVNFTYSMTTPAMPGDVIMNELMPDPDPAVGLPNAEFVELFNTTTDQTFDLTGWKITDGSSVGTLPAVQITPGGFVILTSTSNAALFTGFGTVVGVPSFPSLNNDGDAMELWDASNVTIDAVTYSSTWYNDPAKSSGGWSLERIDPFTPCSSVSNWTASTASAGGTPGVQNSVFAILTDTVPPTLSQVYVIDSVTVELLFSETMDAASLLSGSYVIDPAIDIINVAVIAPDRVRLTLATELVEGQLQTITITGVSDCPGNAIGTGNTATFALPEPIMAGDVVINELLYDPRGSGSDFVELYNRSQKVVSLAGLQLSNINADQRLITADAYLLMPGQYVAIASNTADVLANYPLGHADRMLQMALPTFNNGSGRVVFLGASGDTLDLFNYSDDLQFALLKSVDGVSLERVDPDRPTSDNSNWHSAAEDVNFATPGYKNSQYAPAPEARGKITIDPAIFSPDNDGYQDMLTIAYQFDEPGFVGTMKVFDLAGREVRTLMDNELLGTSGAVSWDGMMDGNDLARIGPYIIYMEAYDLAGNVEKFRKSVVLAHRL, from the coding sequence ATGTCCCTCCTGATCCGAACTTGGCAGCCCTTGGCGGCCGCATTCCTCATCGGCCTTTCCGCACAGGCCCAGTTCACCGACGATCTCAGCGACGGGAACTTCACCGCGAACCCGGCTTGGAGCGGCGATGACGCGCTGTTCACCGTTGATGCCGGGCAGCTGCGCTCGAATACAGGCCCCCTTCCGTTGGCGGCCTCCTACTACCTGAGCACACCTTCCACGCTGGCTGCGAACGCACAATGGGAGTTTTTTGTGAACCTGAAATTCTCGACCTCCGGAGCGAATTATGTGGACGTGTACCTGATGAGCGACGTGCAAAGTTTGGCCACGCCCGCGAACGGATATTTCGTACGCATCGGTGAGACTGCCGACCATGTGGTGCTGAACAAGATGAGCGGGGGAACCGCCAGTTTGTTGGTCGCCAGCCCGGACGGCATCGTGAACAGCAGCACGGACAATCCGTTCCGCATCAAGGTAACGCGCGACCCGGCGGACCAATGGACTTTGTTCTACGACGATGGCAACATGGGCACCTACGTGAACGCCGGTGCGGCAACGGATGCGAGCATCACCACCAGCTCCTATTTCGGCGTTCGTATCGTGCAGAGCACAGCAGCAACCGCGGTGAACAACCACTTTTTTGACGACTTCACCGCAGGTCCCATCATTCTTGACACCACAGCGCCCGCCATCGTTTCCGCAACAGTGACGGACGACCAGCATGTGGACCTGCTCTTCAATGAGCCGGTGGAACAGACTTCCGCCGAGAACACCAATAACTACGTCTTGATCCCTTTCAACAGTATCGCTGCGGCGTCGAGGGATGCATCCAACCTTGCTCTGGTGCATCTCACTCTTACATCAGCGATGCAGAACGGTACCACGAACACCCTCACTGTGAACGGCGTGGAGGACCTTTCGGGAAATGCCATCGCGAACGGTACCGTGAACTTCACTTACTCCATGACCACGCCCGCCATGCCCGGTGATGTGATCATGAACGAGTTGATGCCGGACCCGGATCCTGCGGTGGGCCTTCCGAACGCGGAGTTCGTGGAGCTATTCAATACCACCACCGACCAGACCTTCGATCTTACAGGCTGGAAGATCACCGATGGCAGTTCCGTCGGCACCTTACCTGCCGTGCAGATCACACCGGGCGGCTTCGTTATCCTGACCAGCACATCCAATGCGGCATTGTTCACAGGCTTCGGAACGGTGGTCGGCGTACCGTCCTTCCCTTCGTTGAACAATGACGGCGACGCAATGGAGCTTTGGGATGCCAGCAATGTCACGATCGATGCGGTCACCTATTCCTCCACCTGGTACAATGACCCGGCAAAGAGCAGTGGTGGATGGTCGTTGGAACGGATCGACCCGTTCACGCCTTGCTCAAGTGTGAGCAATTGGACAGCCTCCACGGCATCTGCCGGAGGTACACCTGGCGTGCAGAACAGTGTGTTCGCGATCTTGACCGACACCGTTCCCCCGACACTTTCACAGGTATACGTGATCGACAGCGTCACCGTTGAACTGCTCTTCAGCGAGACGATGGATGCCGCATCCTTGCTGTCGGGCTCATACGTGATCGACCCAGCTATCGACATCATCAATGTGGCCGTGATCGCGCCGGACCGGGTGCGCCTCACCTTGGCCACGGAGCTGGTGGAAGGCCAGTTACAAACGATCACCATTACCGGGGTGAGTGACTGCCCAGGCAACGCGATCGGCACTGGTAACACAGCGACATTCGCGTTGCCGGAACCGATCATGGCCGGCGATGTGGTGATCAACGAGCTCCTGTACGACCCGCGCGGCAGCGGCAGCGACTTTGTGGAGCTGTACAACCGCTCGCAGAAGGTGGTGAGTTTGGCCGGGCTGCAATTGTCCAATATCAATGCGGACCAGCGTTTGATCACGGCGGATGCGTACCTGCTGATGCCCGGGCAATATGTGGCCATCGCGTCCAACACGGCCGATGTGCTGGCCAATTATCCCTTGGGCCATGCCGACCGGATGTTGCAAATGGCTCTGCCAACCTTCAACAACGGCAGTGGAAGGGTCGTTTTTCTAGGAGCTTCAGGCGATACCCTCGACCTCTTCAACTACAGCGACGACCTCCAGTTCGCCCTGCTGAAAAGCGTGGACGGGGTGAGCTTGGAACGCGTTGACCCGGACCGGCCCACCAGCGATAACAGCAACTGGCACAGCGCGGCAGAGGATGTGAATTTCGCCACGCCGGGCTATAAAAATTCACAGTATGCCCCGGCGCCGGAGGCACGGGGTAAGATCACCATCGACCCCGCCATCTTCTCTCCGGACAATGACGGATACCAGGACATGCTCACCATCGCCTACCAGTTCGATGAGCCGGGTTTCGTAGGCACCATGAAAGTCTTCGATCTCGCAGGCCGCGAAGTGCGCACGCTGATGGACAACGAGCTATTGGGCACCAGTGGAGCGGTCTCCTGGGACGGCATGATGGACGGCAACGACCTCGCGCGCATCGGCCCGTACATCATTTACATGGAGGCGTACGACTTGGCCGGCAACGTGGAGAAGTTCAGGAAGTCCGTGGTGCTGGCGCACAGGCTCTGA
- a CDS encoding NADH-quinone oxidoreductase subunit A gives MSTPHDYLPVIIQFIIAAGFVVFALSAAAWFGPKRSGKHKDESFECGIEQKGNARAPFSVKYFLIAILFVLFDVEIIFLYPWAVNFKALGWFGFAEMLVFIGFVLAGFFYVIKKGALKWE, from the coding sequence ATGAGCACCCCGCACGACTACCTCCCGGTGATCATCCAGTTCATCATCGCCGCAGGCTTTGTGGTCTTCGCCCTCAGCGCCGCCGCGTGGTTCGGCCCCAAGCGGAGCGGCAAGCACAAGGACGAGAGCTTCGAGTGCGGGATCGAGCAGAAGGGCAATGCCCGCGCACCCTTCTCGGTGAAGTACTTCCTTATCGCCATCCTCTTCGTGCTTTTCGACGTGGAGATCATCTTCCTCTATCCGTGGGCGGTGAACTTCAAGGCGCTCGGCTGGTTCGGCTTCGCGGAGATGCTGGTGTTCATCGGCTTCGTATTGGCGGGATTTTTCTATGTGATCAAGAAAGGCGCCCTAAAATGGGAGTAG
- the nuoE gene encoding NADH-quinone oxidoreductase subunit NuoE → MEHANRPHTATEGVAPFTFSEEALAECRTILGRYPAEHSKSALIPILHIAQAENDGWLSVPAMDAVADLLKIQYIEVYEVATFYSMFNLRPVGKHVLEVCHTVPCMLRGSDDVIAHIEKRLDIKPGGTTEDGLFTLKTAECLGSCGTAPMLQCGAKYHEHLTPEKVDELIEKLRAEPKRNNYTDR, encoded by the coding sequence ATGGAACACGCCAACAGACCACACACCGCCACCGAAGGCGTCGCGCCTTTCACCTTCAGCGAGGAGGCCCTTGCGGAATGCCGCACCATCCTTGGCCGATACCCGGCCGAGCACAGCAAGAGCGCGCTGATCCCCATCCTGCACATCGCGCAGGCGGAAAATGATGGCTGGCTCAGCGTGCCCGCCATGGACGCCGTGGCCGACCTGCTGAAGATCCAATACATCGAAGTCTACGAAGTGGCCACCTTCTACAGCATGTTCAACCTGCGCCCCGTGGGTAAGCACGTGCTGGAGGTCTGCCACACCGTGCCCTGCATGTTGCGGGGAAGCGACGACGTTATCGCACACATCGAAAAACGCCTTGACATCAAACCGGGCGGCACCACGGAGGACGGGCTCTTCACCCTGAAAACAGCGGAGTGCCTCGGCAGCTGCGGCACCGCGCCCATGTTGCAGTGCGGGGCTAAATACCATGAGCACCTCACGCCGGAAAAGGTCGATGAGCTCATTGAGAAACTCCGTGCGGAGCCGAAACGGAACAACTACACGGACCGATGA
- a CDS encoding NADH-quinone oxidoreductase subunit C gives MCYVVPKEKIHDVLAFLRDELDFNFLTSMCGMHFPGLELELGTVYFLHSMRNGHRIRVKTFVSLKEATLPTATDLWPTANWMERETYDFFGIHFSGHPNMKRILNMDDFPAFPMRKDYPLEDPTREDKNDTFFGR, from the coding sequence ATGTGCTACGTGGTGCCGAAAGAGAAGATCCACGACGTACTGGCCTTCCTGCGCGACGAGCTCGACTTCAATTTCCTCACTTCCATGTGCGGTATGCACTTCCCCGGCCTGGAACTGGAGCTGGGCACGGTGTACTTCCTGCACAGCATGCGCAACGGGCACCGCATCCGCGTCAAGACGTTCGTCTCGCTGAAGGAGGCCACCCTGCCCACCGCGACCGACCTGTGGCCCACGGCGAACTGGATGGAACGCGAGACCTACGACTTCTTCGGGATCCACTTCAGCGGCCACCCGAACATGAAACGCATCCTCAACATGGATGACTTCCCGGCCTTCCCCATGCGCAAGGACTATCCGCTGGAAGACCCCACACGCGAGGACAAGAACGATACCTTCTTCGGACGATGA
- the plsX gene encoding phosphate acyltransferase PlsX, which yields MRIGVDIMGSDHGPVVPVRACVLAAKELPDGVRLVLIGDETAIQEGLRAEQADPAGFDIVPSRDDITMSDNATKALPAKPESSIALGFKLLQEGKLDAFASTGNTGAMLVGSVLVLKPIPGVLRPCITSILPKADGSFGVMVDVGANADCKPEVLFQFGLLGSLFAKHVYHINAPKVALLSIGEEEKKGNALTLAAHALMKGTDRFNFVGNVEGRDLFHDKADVVVCDGFTGNIVLKAVEGFHDLVKNRGGNDPFLERFDYQNYGGTPVLGVNGSVIIGHGISNAETIKNMLLFTCEVVESRLHERIREAFQ from the coding sequence ATGAGGATAGGAGTGGACATCATGGGGAGCGACCACGGTCCGGTCGTTCCCGTGCGTGCCTGTGTGCTGGCAGCCAAGGAGCTGCCGGACGGGGTGCGCTTAGTGCTTATCGGTGATGAAACAGCCATCCAAGAGGGCCTTCGTGCGGAACAAGCCGACCCCGCCGGCTTCGATATCGTGCCCAGCAGGGACGACATCACCATGAGCGACAATGCCACCAAGGCCTTGCCCGCCAAGCCGGAAAGCAGCATAGCCTTAGGATTCAAACTGTTGCAGGAAGGCAAGTTGGACGCCTTCGCCAGCACGGGGAACACCGGCGCCATGCTGGTAGGCAGCGTGCTGGTGCTGAAGCCCATTCCCGGCGTGCTCCGCCCCTGCATCACCAGCATCCTGCCCAAGGCCGACGGCAGTTTCGGCGTGATGGTGGATGTGGGTGCCAATGCCGATTGCAAACCGGAGGTGCTCTTTCAGTTCGGCCTGCTCGGCTCCCTCTTCGCGAAGCACGTCTACCATATCAACGCCCCGAAAGTGGCCCTGTTGAGCATCGGGGAGGAGGAAAAAAAGGGCAATGCCCTCACGCTGGCCGCCCATGCCCTGATGAAGGGAACGGACCGCTTCAACTTCGTCGGCAACGTGGAGGGGCGCGACCTGTTCCATGACAAGGCGGACGTGGTGGTGTGCGATGGTTTCACGGGCAACATCGTGCTGAAGGCAGTTGAAGGCTTCCACGACCTGGTGAAGAACCGGGGCGGCAACGATCCCTTCCTGGAACGCTTTGATTACCAGAACTACGGTGGTACGCCGGTGTTGGGGGTCAACGGGAGCGTGATCATCGGCCACGGCATCAGTAACGCGGAGACCATCAAGAACATGCTGTTATTCACCTGTGAGGTGGTGGAGAGCAGATTGCACGAACGCATCAGGGAAGCGTTCCAGTGA
- a CDS encoding NADH-quinone oxidoreductase subunit B: MSDKKDELEKAPAREKPTFVEPPPGHTGTGFFATSMDKAIGMARKNSLWPLPFATSCCGIEFMSTMSSHYDLSRFGMERLSFSPRQSDLLMVMGTIAKKMAPVLREVYTQMAEPKWVLSMGACASSGGIFDSYSVLQGIDRVIPVDVYIPGCPPRPEQVIDGILKIQELAQNESLRRRYSKEYEDLLTKYKID; encoded by the coding sequence ATGAGCGATAAAAAAGACGAACTGGAAAAAGCCCCGGCACGGGAGAAGCCCACCTTCGTGGAGCCGCCTCCCGGCCACACCGGCACGGGCTTTTTCGCCACCAGCATGGACAAGGCGATCGGCATGGCCCGCAAGAACAGCCTCTGGCCCCTGCCCTTTGCCACGAGCTGTTGCGGCATCGAGTTCATGAGCACCATGAGCTCGCACTACGACCTCAGCCGCTTCGGCATGGAGCGCCTCAGCTTCAGCCCGCGCCAGAGCGACCTGCTGATGGTGATGGGAACGATCGCGAAGAAGATGGCCCCCGTGCTGCGCGAGGTGTATACCCAGATGGCCGAGCCGAAGTGGGTGCTCAGCATGGGCGCGTGCGCCAGCAGCGGCGGCATTTTCGACAGCTACAGCGTGCTGCAAGGCATCGACCGTGTGATCCCCGTTGATGTCTACATCCCCGGTTGCCCACCCCGCCCGGAGCAGGTGATCGATGGCATCCTGAAGATCCAGGAACTCGCCCAGAACGAAAGCCTCCGCCGCCGTTACAGCAAGGAATACGAGGATCTGCTCACCAAGTACAAGATCGACTGA
- a CDS encoding ketoacyl-ACP synthase III — protein sequence MKTTAAITAVQGYVPDFVLSNAVLETMVDTNDAWITERTGIKERRILKGKDQGMSVMAVEAVKGLCTKRGIDPMEIDLLICCTVTPDMQFPASANIVCDKVGAKNAWSFDLNAACSGFLFGLVTGAQFIETGKYKKVVVVGADKMSSIIDYTDRSTCIIFGDGGGAVLLEPNNEGFGVVDSILRSDGSGCQYLHQKAGGSMRPASIRTVEAKEHFVFQEGKAVFKFAVTNMAGVSAEIMERNQLTSDDVAWLVPHQANKRIIDATAHRMGLDENKVMLNIEKYGNTTSGTIPLCLWEWEDRLKKGDNLILSAFGGGFTWGAIYLKWAYGG from the coding sequence ATGAAGACAACCGCTGCCATCACCGCCGTTCAAGGCTACGTTCCCGATTTCGTATTGAGCAATGCGGTCCTGGAGACCATGGTGGACACCAATGACGCATGGATCACCGAGCGGACCGGCATCAAGGAGCGAAGGATACTGAAGGGCAAGGACCAAGGAATGAGCGTAATGGCCGTGGAGGCCGTGAAGGGTCTTTGCACTAAGCGTGGCATTGACCCTATGGAGATCGATCTTTTGATCTGTTGCACGGTGACGCCGGACATGCAGTTCCCCGCCTCGGCGAACATCGTATGTGATAAGGTCGGCGCCAAGAACGCCTGGAGCTTCGACCTCAATGCGGCGTGCTCGGGCTTCCTTTTTGGCCTAGTGACCGGCGCGCAGTTCATCGAGACCGGCAAGTACAAGAAGGTCGTGGTGGTGGGCGCGGACAAGATGAGCAGCATTATCGATTATACCGACCGGTCCACCTGCATCATTTTCGGGGACGGCGGCGGTGCAGTGTTGCTTGAGCCGAACAATGAGGGCTTCGGCGTTGTGGACAGCATCCTGCGGTCGGACGGAAGCGGCTGCCAGTACCTGCATCAGAAGGCCGGCGGATCCATGCGCCCGGCAAGCATCCGGACCGTGGAAGCAAAAGAGCATTTCGTATTCCAAGAGGGCAAGGCGGTGTTCAAGTTCGCCGTGACCAACATGGCCGGGGTAAGCGCGGAGATCATGGAGCGGAACCAGCTTACCAGCGACGACGTGGCCTGGTTAGTGCCGCACCAAGCCAACAAACGCATCATCGACGCGACCGCGCACCGCATGGGCCTGGACGAGAACAAAGTCATGCTGAACATCGAGAAGTACGGCAACACCACTTCCGGGACCATCCCCTTGTGCCTGTGGGAATGGGAGGACCGCTTGAAGAAGGGCGACAACCTGATCCTCTCCGCGTTCGGCGGCGGCTTCACCTGGGGTGCCATCTATCTCAAATGGGCATACGGCGGCTGA
- a CDS encoding aspartate-semialdehyde dehydrogenase: protein MKVAVVGATGMVGGVMLQVLEERLAGQVDLLLPVASTGSVGKTVQFKGKEISVIGMAEAVKVKPDLALFSAGGGTSLEWAPKFAEAGTIVIDNSSAWRMDENKLLVVPEINGKLLASADFSKGGIIANPNCSTIQLVMALAPLHARYTVERVVVSTYQSVTGTGMKAVQQLEDERNGREGERAYPYPINGNVLARCDEFLDNGYTKEEMKLTWETKKILDPAIRVTATAVRVPVTGGHSEAVNVQFANDFDIAEVRQLLSDAQGIELVDNPDMDAYPMPLHAKGKDSVFVGRLRRDESQPNTLNMWVVADNLRKGASTNAVQIAEMLVANGVFKKAEKISRC from the coding sequence ATGAAGGTCGCGGTAGTGGGAGCCACCGGCATGGTAGGCGGTGTGATGCTGCAGGTGCTGGAGGAGCGTTTGGCGGGTCAAGTTGACCTGCTCCTTCCGGTAGCTTCCACAGGCAGTGTCGGGAAAACCGTGCAATTCAAGGGTAAGGAGATATCCGTGATCGGCATGGCCGAAGCGGTGAAAGTCAAGCCTGATCTGGCCCTGTTCTCCGCCGGTGGCGGCACCTCATTGGAATGGGCACCGAAGTTCGCCGAGGCGGGAACGATCGTGATCGACAACAGCAGTGCTTGGCGGATGGATGAAAACAAGCTGTTGGTCGTTCCGGAGATCAATGGCAAACTGCTCGCTTCAGCGGACTTTTCCAAGGGCGGCATTATCGCTAATCCCAATTGCAGCACCATCCAGCTCGTAATGGCCTTGGCCCCCCTGCACGCCCGATACACCGTGGAGCGCGTGGTGGTGAGCACCTACCAGAGCGTCACCGGAACCGGCATGAAAGCCGTGCAGCAATTGGAGGATGAACGCAACGGGCGGGAAGGCGAACGGGCGTATCCCTACCCCATCAACGGCAATGTGCTGGCGCGTTGCGACGAGTTCCTGGACAACGGCTATACTAAGGAGGAGATGAAGCTGACGTGGGAGACGAAGAAGATCCTTGACCCTGCGATCCGCGTTACAGCCACCGCAGTGCGTGTTCCCGTTACCGGTGGCCACAGCGAGGCGGTGAACGTGCAGTTCGCGAACGACTTCGACATCGCCGAGGTGCGCCAGTTGTTGAGCGATGCCCAAGGCATAGAGTTGGTGGACAACCCCGACATGGATGCCTACCCAATGCCACTTCACGCCAAAGGGAAAGACTCCGTTTTCGTGGGACGGTTACGCCGCGATGAAAGCCAGCCCAACACGTTGAACATGTGGGTGGTGGCGGACAACCTGCGGAAAGGTGCGTCCACGAATGCGGTGCAGATAGCAGAGATGCTGGTGGCGAACGGAGTTTTTAAGAAAGCAGAGAAGATCAGCCGATGCTAA